GTAGATGCGGGGGCGCGGGCGCGCCGCGCGCCGAGTGGACCGTCGGTTTCGGCGTCTCGTCTTTGCCACCAGCATCTTCGCTGCCAGCATCTGAACCCTCCTTGCCTCCCTGTCCCTTCGTCTCGACAAACCTGGCGTCTCGAAAGACCTGGCCGCTCTATATGTCTCTGAACAGGCCCACGACCTTGCCAAGGATGCGGAAGTCGGCGCGCCGTGGATCCACGACGATGGGCTTCATGGTCGGATGCTCCGGCTTGAGCACGACCATGCCTCCCTCGGTGGCGAAGCGCTTGACCGTCGCATCCTGATCCACGAGGGCCGCCACGATGTCGCCCGCGATGGCCACGTCCTGCTTCCGCACGAGGACGAGGTCCCCATCGGCGATATGCGCCTCGATCATGCTGTCGCCCTTCACGCGCAGAGCAAAGACTTCGCCGCCCTTGGCCGCGAGCCACTCCGGCCGCACCGGGATGGTCTCTTCTCGGGTTTCCGCGGCGAAAATCGGCTGCCCGGCGGCGATCCGGCCGAGGACGGGAATCTCGCGCGAGGCGCGCCGGCTGTGACCGCGGTCGGTCAAGGTCAGTGTGCGCGACACGCGCTTGTCCGTTACGCGTCGCTGCAGCTCGCCCTTGCGCTCGAGGGCGCGGAGGTGATCGAAGGCCGCCCTGGGCGTGAAGCGAAAGCGCTCAGCGATCTCCCGCACCGTGGGTGGAGCGCCATGCTTGTCGGTGAAGCCCCGCATGAAGCTCAGCACCTCTTTTTGCCGATGTGTGAGCTCTTTCAATCCCTGCCCCCTCCATGGTTGCCTGTCTCGAAGGTTGCCTGGCTCGAGCGGTGACTCCTTCGAGGTGACGCGTGGCCAGACATCTACTCAACAGCATGATAGTCAACATCCGTTGAGTTAGGCAAGCAAAAAAATTAGGCTGGCTCCCAGGGCTCACAGGACGGGCACGCCATGAATCCCGCATCCTTGGCTTCGACCACCCGCTTGAAATAGACGCGGTCCACCTCGCCTATGCGCTTGACCCAGGTGCAGTCCCGCTGGTGGAAGAGTCTCGAACCCCGCTGAGCCACGTAGGCCTCGCCCGGGGGAGCTTCGGAGGCGGTCGGCGAGACGGCGTGAGGGTCCAGCGCCGAGTCGGGGAGGGCCTCGGTCCCTCCGGTGCCCGGCGCCGTCGCCTCGGTGGCGACCGTGGAAGTATCAACGGCGGTGCTGGCGGGCGCCGGGGGCGGGTCGGGCTCGTCGATCTGGAGATTGGTCCTGATGGTCGACTCGAATTCGGCGCTGGCGCGCCTGAACTCGCGCATCGCGCGCCCGAGCGAGCGGCCCAGCTGAGGCAGGTTTTTCGGACCGAACACGAGCAGAGCGATCACGAAGATGAGGACCAGCTCTTGGATGCCGATGTCAAACATGGTGGAGCCCTGATCATACCACCTTGATCTGGCCGTGGAGCGCCACGGGGCGACCTTCGACGCCACCGATGACCCCTGAGCGGAACGCGACGAGATTCTGACGGATTTTTGTCGGGGATGTCTGAATTTGTTTGTGCCCGTCTGGCCAAGGGGCTCCGCCACGCTCATCGCCCTAATGATTTCACGCCGTTGTTCAGCCAATGTTCAACCGTCCTCGTGGCAGGCGCCTTGCTTCCCCCTTTTAGCCGAGTCTATCGAGGCTCTTAGGTGGGCAGCCAACCAGAGGGCGGAGGCTCCATGGCGCGAACCAGATGCTGAGGCAGCACGGCAGCCTGTCGGTTGCCCTCGCCGTCTCGCTCGTCCTGGCTCCCTCCCCCGCCCGCGCCCAAGGGCTCGGAGTGGTGACCACACTCACGGGCACCGCCACGCTGGCCCGCGCCTCTCAGTCCCAGCCTCTCCGCTTCAGGGACACCGTCTTCGAGCACGACAAGATCGCCACTGCGGAGAAGTCCCTGGTTCGCGTGCTCCTCGGCGGCAAGGCCATCGTGACGATCCGGGAGCTCTCGGAGCTCACCGTCACCGAGGGCCACCGGAAATCCATCATCCAACTCTCCTCGGGCAAGATCGGCCTGGCCGTGGCACGCCAGCGCATGCAGCCCGGCGACGAGATCGAGGTGCGCACGCCCAATGCCGTGGCCGCCGTGCGGGGCACCGTCTTCGTCGTCGAGCTGATCCGGCCGGCCGCCGGCGGCCTTCCGCTCGTCACGAATGTTCACGTCGTCAAGGGCATCGTGGACGTCACTCCGATAAACGCCGCTCCGGGCACGCCGCCGAACCGCGTGGGGGCGGGTCAGAGCATTGGCGTCACCGGCAGCACGGCGGGCCCCCTCCAGCCCTTCTCACCCGCGGCCATGGGCGCGGTGTTTGGTGATCTGAGCGCGCGTGAGGCCGAGCATCCGCGTGGCGCCGACGCCGTCGCCCGGTTGGTGAGCGGCCCCGAGGGCCTGAAGGCCCGCGCGCTCGCGCTTGCTCTCTCCCCGGATCCGACACCTCAGCCGGTGGGCGCTCGAGGTGGCGAGAACCTCCCCGGCGGCGAGACCCAAGGGAGCGGCCCGCCGGACACCGCCGCCGACGTCTTCGGCATCGCTCAGCTCGCGGCCGCGGCGGAGGACACGGCCGGCGTGGGCGGTGGTAGCGGCGGCGGCGGAGCCGTCACCCAACCGCCCCTCGTGCCGCCCATCCCGACGCTGAACGTGGGGCCGTCAAGTCTGCCCCCGGCCCTCTACTCGTTCAACGGGGAAAGTCGGAAATTCGCCACCTCCCTCTACACCGTCGACAGCAAGAGCAAGGCGACGCTCGACGGCCGCCTCCTCGAAACCTCGGCGAGCACGCTCGCGTTCGGGGCGGCCATCGCGGACATCCAGGGCAGTCTCACGGGGACGGCGACGGTGGCGCTGCTGGGACTCGACACGAGCACCGTCACCGCCCCCGAGCTCGCGCATGTCTCGGGCGCCAAGGCCAAGGTAACCACGGGCGGCCCGCTCCTCGCGGCCACCAAGAGTGATCTGAGCGCCGACGGCGCGGCCTTTCTCGCCGTCGACGGCAAGGGAAGCCGTTTCACGAGCACCGCCAAGACCAGCCTCCTCGCCCTCGAGGGTGGCTCGCTCACCCTCGCCCCCGGCACCGAGGGCGTGGTCGTGGAGAAGTCGGGCAGGCTGAACCTCGCGAGCTCCCTCTGGACGGCCGAGAGCGCGCCGATTACCACGACTGGCTCGCTGCTCCGGGTCTCCACGGGCGGCCGCGTCACCACCGCCAAGTCGACCGACGAGCTCATCGAGCTCTCGGGCGGCGCCCACTCCATCGCGACCGGACGCGGTGAGGCCATCATCGAGCTCTCGGCCAAGCGCACGAAGAATGACGCCGACACGGGGCTCAAGCTCGCCACCCAGCGCCCGCTCACGAGCGCGGGTACGCTGCTCGACCTCGATGGGGCCACGGTGACCACGCGCGCGGTCCTCCGAGTCGACACCGCCCTCCTCGCGGCGAGCCTGCCCATCCTGAACATGCGCCGCGGCGCCCAGCTCACCGCGGCCAGCGGCCTGCTGGACCTCACGGCCAAGAGCAAGGTCACCAGCGCGGGCCCCATCACGGCCCTCGAGGCCAGCCGGCTCACTATCACGAATGGCGCCGCCTTCGCGCTTTCGGGCGGCAGCGCGCTCAAGGTCACGGGTGACCTGATCTCGCTCGGCAGTGGAAGCACCCTGACCCTCTTGTCGGGTCCGCTCGTGAGCCTCTCGGGCGGCTCGGTGCTCCAGGTATCGGGCGCGCTCGTGGCCTTCACCGGTACGGGCGGGAGCGTGCTCTCCGTGTCCAATAGCCTCTGCGGCGGCCCCTGCGCCCTTGTCGGCGGCATAC
This portion of the Candidatus Methylomirabilota bacterium genome encodes:
- the lexA gene encoding transcriptional repressor LexA — protein: MKELTHRQKEVLSFMRGFTDKHGAPPTVREIAERFRFTPRAAFDHLRALERKGELQRRVTDKRVSRTLTLTDRGHSRRASREIPVLGRIAAGQPIFAAETREETIPVRPEWLAAKGGEVFALRVKGDSMIEAHIADGDLVLVRKQDVAIAGDIVAALVDQDATVKRFATEGGMVVLKPEHPTMKPIVVDPRRADFRILGKVVGLFRDI
- a CDS encoding FecR family protein, translated to MLRQHGSLSVALAVSLVLAPSPARAQGLGVVTTLTGTATLARASQSQPLRFRDTVFEHDKIATAEKSLVRVLLGGKAIVTIRELSELTVTEGHRKSIIQLSSGKIGLAVARQRMQPGDEIEVRTPNAVAAVRGTVFVVELIRPAAGGLPLVTNVHVVKGIVDVTPINAAPGTPPNRVGAGQSIGVTGSTAGPLQPFSPAAMGAVFGDLSAREAEHPRGADAVARLVSGPEGLKARALALALSPDPTPQPVGARGGENLPGGETQGSGPPDTAADVFGIAQLAAAAEDTAGVGGGSGGGGAVTQPPLVPPIPTLNVGPSSLPPALYSFNGESRKFATSLYTVDSKSKATLDGRLLETSASTLAFGAAIADIQGSLTGTATVALLGLDTSTVTAPELAHVSGAKAKVTTGGPLLAATKSDLSADGAAFLAVDGKGSRFTSTAKTSLLALEGGSLTLAPGTEGVVVEKSGRLNLASSLWTAESAPITTTGSLLRVSTGGRVTTAKSTDELIELSGGAHSIATGRGEAIIELSAKRTKNDADTGLKLATQRPLTSAGTLLDLDGATVTTRAVLRVDTALLAASLPILNMRRGAQLTAASGLLDLTAKSKVTSAGPITALEASRLTITNGAAFALSGGSALKVTGDLISLGSGSTLTLLSGPLVSLSGGSVLQVSGALVAFTGTGGSVLSVSNSLCGGPCALVGGIPVAFTGGATAANVVIGGEPVRNPASGTIKLASPSTALIAVDGKNTRVAVVGK
- a CDS encoding twin-arginine translocase TatA/TatE family subunit translates to MFDIGIQELVLIFVIALLVFGPKNLPQLGRSLGRAMREFRRASAEFESTIRTNLQIDEPDPPPAPASTAVDTSTVATEATAPGTGGTEALPDSALDPHAVSPTASEAPPGEAYVAQRGSRLFHQRDCTWVKRIGEVDRVYFKRVVEAKDAGFMACPSCEPWEPA